CCGCCGGGAGCGTGCGCCTGGTGGCGGCTCCCGGCGGAGGGCTGGGCGTGCGGCTGTCCCTGCGGGCGGCTACTTCTCCGGCATCGCCGAGGAGTGGTGGGTGACGATCAGCCACGTGCCCTTCACCTTCTCGTAGACGTAGGTGTAGCGGGCGTCCACAGTGGACCCGTCGGAGAAGCTGAAGCGGTAGGTGCCGTTGTCGGTCGCGGTGTTGTTGTCCAGCACGGTGATCGTCGAGCTGAGGATGCGACCGCTCGGCTTCTTCGCGAGGAAGGTCTCGAAGTAGTCGACGATCCTGGCCCGGCTGGTGCGGACCTCGTCGGAGACCGTGGGCAGCAGCACCGCGTTGGGCGCGTAGAGGTCGGCGACCGTGCTCGGACTACCGGTGGCGAGCGCGGCGTTCCACCGGTCGAACAGCGCGGCGACCTGCTGCTTGGCGTGCTGCTTGCCCAGACCGATCTCGATGCCTAACGCGGAACGCTGCGGGGCTTGCGCGCTCGCGGTACCGGCGAACGCGGTGGCGAGCAGCGCGGTGGTCACGGCCGCGACTCTGATGCCCTTGCTCGTGCGCATAGTCGAACTCCTCTTCGCTGCGAGTGGATGTGTGACTCCACTTTCGAGCGAGCGGGGTAGCGCCAGGACAGCACGAAGACAGGGCCAGGCAAGGGAAAGGACAAACTTCGGCGAGTGGCGATCCGGTCACTCGGCGCGCTCGCGCCAGCGCCCGAGATCCTCCGGGGTGTCGATGTCGTCGGCCTCCGCGTTCTCGGCGGGCAGCCGCCG
The window above is part of the Allokutzneria albata genome. Proteins encoded here:
- a CDS encoding SgcJ/EcaC family oxidoreductase produces the protein MRTSKGIRVAAVTTALLATAFAGTASAQAPQRSALGIEIGLGKQHAKQQVAALFDRWNAALATGSPSTVADLYAPNAVLLPTVSDEVRTSRARIVDYFETFLAKKPSGRILSSTITVLDNNTATDNGTYRFSFSDGSTVDARYTYVYEKVKGTWLIVTHHSSAMPEK